The following proteins come from a genomic window of bacterium:
- a CDS encoding PEP-CTERM sorting domain-containing protein — translation MKKLVGLVVLALFLPTFASANLLSNGGFETGDLSGWDTWNEGNTQSYDWGHNGSSHAVGGWWAFSGWQHIDGINPDATYTVGGYLYDDVAGGESMRNGVYANLEAQFKKADDSIVGTWSSGNITGADMVDDAWNEFIAQIKPSDYGTGITRVTFKWEMNNNGSGDGRGVFDDLTVEAVPEPGSIVLLGIGLAGIISFYAGKREK, via the coding sequence ATGAAGAAGTTAGTAGGATTAGTGGTGCTGGCCCTGTTTTTACCTACGTTTGCGAGCGCGAATCTGCTTAGCAATGGAGGGTTTGAAACCGGTGATTTAAGCGGTTGGGACACATGGAACGAGGGAAATACACAGAGTTATGACTGGGGACATAACGGCAGCAGCCACGCTGTAGGCGGCTGGTGGGCATTTTCCGGGTGGCAGCATATTGACGGTATTAATCCGGATGCTACATATACAGTCGGAGGTTATCTCTATGATGATGTAGCGGGCGGGGAAAGTATGCGCAATGGGGTTTATGCGAATCTGGAAGCCCAGTTTAAGAAGGCTGATGATTCGATAGTGGGAACATGGTCATCGGGAAATATCACGGGCGCCGATATGGTGGATGACGCGTGGAATGAATTTATTGCGCAGATTAAACCTTCCGATTACGGAACCGGTATTACAAGGGTTACATTTAAATGGGAAATGAATAACAACGGTTCGGGAGACGGAAGAGGCGTATTTGATGACCTTACGGTTGAAGCTGTTCCTGAACCCGGCAGTATTGTCCTTTTAGGTATTGGGCTTGCTGGAATAATCAGTTTTTACGCTGGGAAAAGGGAAAAATAG
- a CDS encoding PEP-CTERM sorting domain-containing protein, protein MQKLFFTCFAVIFAVAAQAATADVIFDDFESGIDWVNSSAPNYWWKYSDTGDIFTPTLSSSGAPQGSNYLDIQAADNNYNYYTGGAGHYKEMDLGAYDSLRLLVKGDSSWGSLKIELKEKDGDMFKYGEWTEDESIWLPINWTGWQEVIIPFSAFVDDNSGIGNNIWTGDFASANFIISAPAGGSVSWGLDNIGATSVVPEPGTIALFGAGIAGLLLISKRRR, encoded by the coding sequence ATGCAGAAACTGTTTTTCACATGCTTTGCTGTGATATTCGCTGTTGCAGCACAAGCGGCAACTGCCGATGTCATCTTTGATGACTTTGAAAGCGGAATCGACTGGGTAAATAGCAGCGCTCCCAACTACTGGTGGAAATATTCGGATACCGGAGACATATTTACACCAACCCTATCTTCAAGCGGAGCCCCTCAGGGCAGCAACTATCTTGATATTCAAGCCGCTGACAATAACTATAACTACTATACCGGCGGAGCCGGACATTACAAAGAGATGGATCTCGGCGCTTATGATTCCCTGCGACTGCTGGTGAAAGGTGATTCATCCTGGGGAAGCCTGAAGATAGAGTTAAAGGAAAAAGATGGAGATATGTTCAAATACGGGGAATGGACTGAAGATGAAAGTATTTGGCTGCCGATAAACTGGACAGGATGGCAGGAAGTCATAATCCCATTTTCAGCCTTCGTGGATGACAATTCCGGCATCGGAAATAATATCTGGACAGGCGATTTCGCGTCAGCTAACTTTATTATTTCCGCTCCCGCAGGCGGAAGCGTGAGCTGGGGATTAGACAATATAGGCGCCACAAGTGTCGTTCCCGAACCAGGCACAATAGCTCTTTTCGGAGCGGGTATTGCCGGACTTTTACTGATTTCCAAAAGAAGAAGGTAG
- a CDS encoding PEP-CTERM sorting domain-containing protein: protein MRKVLFSVLVGVLFVLPASAQANMLDNPGFESWVDYQGTNVPDNWWHMFGDADVAGTQSSNAKSGSSSGQITITGSGWGGWGQWVSETVTAGQTFYAYQPINIPTALVNAEAVLELKFQDNGGGTVGSALLTNRTTATNGWEALSLSGIAPTGATKLSYTVLVRDTASSPNGTVYFDDAYADTQPVPEPASLLLLGLGLAGILVFKRNRA from the coding sequence ATGAGGAAAGTTTTATTTTCGGTTCTCGTAGGTGTTCTGTTTGTCCTTCCTGCATCAGCCCAGGCTAATATGCTTGATAACCCCGGGTTTGAATCGTGGGTCGATTATCAGGGAACAAATGTACCTGATAATTGGTGGCATATGTTTGGGGATGCTGATGTGGCAGGAACACAGAGCAGCAATGCAAAGTCGGGTTCTTCATCCGGGCAAATAACTATTACAGGTTCAGGATGGGGAGGCTGGGGCCAGTGGGTAAGCGAGACTGTGACAGCTGGACAAACTTTTTATGCTTACCAGCCTATTAATATTCCCACGGCGCTGGTAAATGCCGAAGCTGTTCTGGAGTTAAAATTCCAGGATAACGGCGGCGGAACAGTGGGAAGCGCGCTTCTTACTAACAGAACTACGGCAACAAACGGATGGGAAGCGCTTTCTTTAAGCGGAATAGCTCCTACAGGGGCAACAAAGCTTTCTTACACGGTTTTGGTGAGGGATACTGCGTCGAGTCCGAACGGGACGGTTTATTTTGACGATGCCTATGCAGATACACAGCCAGTTCCTGAGCCGGCAAGCTTATTGCTTCTCGGGTTGGGCCTTGCGGGTATTTTGGTATTTAAGAGAAACAGGGCGTAA
- a CDS encoding SAM-dependent chlorinase/fluorinase, whose protein sequence is MKRTGIITLLTDFGSKDFYVAAMKGSILSISDEVRIVDITHNMEPGNIEEGAYTLFNVYSDFPAGTIHVAVVDPSVGGKRRQLIIQTNNYFFIGPDNGLLYPSAAKDTVKRAVEISNTEYMRLPVSDTFHGRDIFAPASAWLSNGVDISEFGPEIMDIRILEFKKPEYRDDKLYLKAVNIDVFGNITTNLGKDFIMSLNKNLPAKVKIQSMDIFCGKIYSDVKKGELVCYWNSNAMLEIAANCGNAAEMLSLKKNDNIIIQL, encoded by the coding sequence ATGAAAAGAACCGGAATAATTACGCTTTTAACTGATTTCGGCAGTAAAGATTTTTATGTTGCTGCCATGAAAGGTTCGATATTAAGCATAAGCGATGAAGTGCGTATTGTGGACATCACTCACAATATGGAACCGGGGAATATAGAAGAAGGCGCGTATACCTTGTTTAATGTATATTCGGATTTTCCCGCCGGTACTATCCATGTAGCGGTAGTAGATCCATCGGTAGGCGGAAAAAGAAGACAGTTAATTATCCAAACGAACAACTATTTTTTTATCGGGCCGGATAACGGTTTATTATACCCTTCGGCCGCCAAAGACACTGTTAAAAGAGCGGTTGAAATCAGTAATACTGAATATATGCGCTTGCCTGTTTCAGATACTTTTCACGGGAGAGATATCTTTGCGCCCGCGTCTGCGTGGCTCAGCAACGGGGTTGATATATCCGAGTTCGGTCCGGAAATTATGGATATACGTATATTAGAATTCAAAAAACCGGAATACAGGGATGACAAACTGTATTTAAAGGCAGTGAATATAGATGTTTTTGGCAATATAACTACCAATCTCGGTAAAGATTTCATTATGTCTTTGAATAAAAATTTGCCCGCGAAAGTTAAAATACAATCCATGGATATTTTTTGCGGAAAAATATACTCCGATGTCAAAAAAGGGGAATTGGTTTGCTATTGGAACAGCAACGCGATGCTTGAAATAGCCGCTAATTGCGGAAACGCCGCGGAAATGTTATCTTTGAAAAAAAATGATAATATAATAATTCAATTATAG
- a CDS encoding glucose-6-phosphate isomerase produces the protein MVKDILFDFNNSLADIVGRDDGFGREDIESMDGKISGAISRIETIRKEGNPGFVRLPFSRDVASEISAFAESIRDNYENFVVLGIGGSALGNIALNTALTDPYKRKKGFPKLFVMDNIDPEIFSSLLEGIDLKKTVFNVITKSGGTSETMSQFLIVKSMLEKMYGSKYKEHIIATTDPEKGDLKTIAEEEGYKTFYIPQNVGGRFSVLSPVGLLSAAITGIDIHELLAGAEKMETRCGERDYFLNPAYMYAILHYILDVKKNKKISVMMPYSTKLRDIADWYRQLWAESLGKTRIVEGNSLFVGQTPVKALGATDQHSQVQLYVEGPNDKYFVFVGVKKFAKDIKIPAGFESKKSINYLSGHTMGELFHAEQKATTLALTKAKRPNSTIWLPEISENSIGQLLYMLELATAFAGYLLEIDPFNQPGVEEGKKLTYALMGRPGFEEKKAEIEKIGKPDPRYII, from the coding sequence ATGGTAAAAGACATATTGTTTGATTTTAACAATTCGCTTGCGGATATTGTCGGTCGGGATGATGGATTCGGCAGAGAAGATATTGAATCAATGGATGGAAAAATATCAGGAGCGATTTCAAGGATAGAGACTATCCGGAAAGAGGGGAATCCCGGTTTTGTAAGACTTCCTTTCAGCCGCGATGTCGCTTCTGAAATAAGCGCGTTTGCCGAATCCATAAGGGATAACTATGAAAACTTTGTTGTTTTGGGTATAGGAGGGTCGGCGCTTGGAAACATAGCTTTAAACACGGCGTTAACGGATCCCTATAAACGCAAAAAAGGGTTTCCGAAACTTTTTGTGATGGATAATATTGATCCTGAGATATTCAGTTCTTTGCTTGAAGGGATCGATTTAAAGAAAACGGTATTTAATGTAATAACAAAATCCGGAGGCACATCCGAGACAATGTCCCAGTTTCTTATTGTTAAGTCGATGCTGGAAAAAATGTACGGGTCAAAATACAAAGAACACATTATAGCGACAACAGATCCTGAAAAAGGGGATTTAAAGACTATTGCAGAAGAAGAAGGATATAAAACTTTTTATATTCCGCAAAATGTCGGAGGAAGGTTTTCAGTGCTTTCTCCTGTGGGGCTTTTGTCAGCTGCGATAACCGGTATTGATATTCATGAGCTTCTTGCCGGAGCAGAGAAAATGGAAACACGCTGCGGGGAACGGGATTATTTTCTGAACCCGGCCTATATGTATGCCATACTGCACTATATTCTCGATGTTAAAAAGAATAAAAAGATTTCGGTTATGATGCCTTATTCAACAAAATTGAGAGATATTGCCGATTGGTACAGGCAGCTTTGGGCCGAGAGCCTGGGCAAAACAAGGATTGTGGAAGGGAATTCGCTTTTTGTCGGGCAAACTCCCGTCAAAGCGCTTGGGGCGACTGACCAGCATTCGCAGGTCCAACTGTATGTGGAAGGCCCTAACGATAAATATTTCGTATTTGTCGGAGTAAAAAAATTCGCCAAAGACATTAAAATCCCCGCCGGTTTTGAAAGCAAAAAAAGTATAAATTACTTATCCGGGCATACTATGGGCGAACTTTTCCATGCTGAACAGAAAGCGACAACGCTTGCTTTAACAAAAGCAAAACGCCCTAATTCGACAATATGGCTTCCTGAAATATCTGAAAATTCAATCGGGCAGTTGTTATATATGCTTGAGCTTGCCACCGCCTTTGCGGGCTATCTTCTTGAAATAGATCCTTTTAATCAGCCCGGTGTTGAGGAAGGGAAGAAATTGACATATGCGTTGATGGGGCGCCCAGGTTTTGAGGAAAAGAAAGCGGAAATAGAGAAAATAGGGAAACCGGATCCAAGGTATATTATATAA
- a CDS encoding RnfABCDGE type electron transport complex subunit G: MKNGIKITLTLSIICLIAGLCLGVVYKQSRPSIEARQKADEEKRLREIFPEADDFEEKTGNLPKIVEKYFLVREKGKLLGYVFICSDYGYSSDIELMIGVDGKGDVAGVKVLSQSETPGLGTRIGNPDFINQFEGWNYDSYQSGKAKFDSITGCTISSKAVLNEIIAAMELWRKLGEKQK, encoded by the coding sequence ATGAAAAACGGTATTAAAATCACATTAACTCTTTCAATTATATGCCTTATTGCGGGTTTATGCCTTGGCGTTGTTTATAAACAGTCAAGGCCATCCATTGAAGCCCGGCAGAAAGCAGATGAAGAGAAAAGGCTAAGGGAAATATTTCCTGAAGCGGACGATTTTGAGGAAAAAACCGGCAATTTGCCCAAAATAGTTGAAAAATATTTTCTTGTTAGAGAAAAAGGGAAACTTCTGGGATATGTTTTTATCTGCTCTGATTACGGTTACTCCAGCGATATTGAACTTATGATAGGTGTGGATGGCAAAGGCGATGTTGCCGGAGTTAAAGTTTTATCTCAATCTGAAACCCCGGGGTTGGGAACAAGGATAGGAAACCCGGATTTTATCAACCAGTTTGAAGGCTGGAATTATGACTCATATCAATCAGGTAAAGCGAAGTTCGATTCCATTACCGGCTGTACTATTTCTTCAAAAGCCGTTCTGAACGAGATTATTGCAGCTATGGAGTTATGGAGAAAACTTGGGGAAAAGCAAAAATAA
- a CDS encoding TIGR03960 family B12-binding radical SAM protein, protein MPFSDFYLVEKEILPFVEKPARYIGGEINSSEKPFDTENINLCLAFPDIYEIGMSNLGNRILYSIVNNREGFSAERVYCPWKDMQSEMEKRDIRLFSLENKVPVKDFDIVGFSLQYELCITNVLCMLNHAGIPLFSKDRVEGAPIIIAGGSCVSQPEPYADIFDVMIPGDGETAILGFLEWFKKNRDLILSDRKRALKRLSEENSYAYVPQFKIEGRKIRKNVENKVFTDNLSGIIIPNIRTVHDRVVVEIMRGCARGCRFCQPGMINRPLREKNIAEIAEEAEKKINDSGYEEISLLSLSSGDYRNIKELCESLNRIFSRKNVSVSLPSLRCDSFCVDLADQVSRTRKSGLTFAPEAGTERLRKILNKDLSDEEIVNSCLYAFEKGWKLVKLYFMVGLPFETDDDIDAIGLLAERILSCAGKAGHRGIKLNIAVSNFVPKAHTPFQWEEMNSVEVLRIKHRRVRNAVKSKKIKLSFHNPEMSFLESLFARGDRKLLRVAVRAVEMGAGFDQWTDRFDYSIWKKAFSECKIEMKTAVMPGDILPWSHMDYGVNEQYLLSERVKAGTGQLTPDCRATGICGNCGVACP, encoded by the coding sequence ATGCCATTTTCAGATTTTTATTTAGTCGAAAAGGAAATCCTTCCTTTTGTAGAGAAACCCGCCAGATATATCGGCGGTGAGATTAATTCCTCCGAAAAACCGTTTGATACCGAAAACATAAACCTGTGCCTCGCGTTTCCGGATATTTACGAAATAGGCATGAGTAATTTAGGCAACAGGATTTTATACAGTATCGTCAATAACAGGGAAGGTTTTTCCGCCGAACGAGTTTATTGCCCGTGGAAAGATATGCAGTCTGAAATGGAAAAAAGAGATATTAGACTTTTTTCCCTGGAAAATAAGGTTCCGGTTAAGGATTTTGATATTGTCGGGTTTTCATTGCAGTATGAGCTTTGTATTACGAATGTGCTTTGTATGCTGAATCATGCGGGAATCCCCCTGTTTTCTAAAGACAGGGTTGAGGGCGCGCCTATAATAATTGCCGGGGGATCTTGTGTGTCTCAACCGGAGCCTTACGCGGATATATTTGATGTTATGATTCCCGGAGACGGGGAAACGGCCATATTGGGGTTTCTGGAGTGGTTTAAAAAGAACAGGGATCTAATATTATCCGATAGGAAAAGAGCTTTAAAAAGATTATCGGAAGAGAATAGTTATGCTTATGTTCCTCAGTTTAAGATTGAAGGCAGGAAGATCAGGAAGAATGTAGAGAACAAAGTTTTTACGGATAATTTGTCCGGAATTATTATACCGAATATACGGACTGTCCATGACAGGGTGGTTGTTGAAATAATGAGAGGATGCGCCAGAGGGTGCAGGTTTTGCCAGCCCGGAATGATTAACAGGCCGTTAAGGGAAAAGAATATTGCTGAAATAGCTGAAGAGGCGGAAAAAAAAATTAATGACAGCGGCTATGAAGAAATATCCCTTCTTTCGCTGTCTTCGGGGGATTACAGAAACATTAAAGAACTTTGTGAGAGCCTTAACCGGATATTTTCCCGAAAGAATGTGTCTGTAAGCCTTCCTTCGCTGAGATGTGATTCATTTTGCGTAGATCTTGCCGACCAGGTCAGCAGGACAAGAAAAAGCGGTTTGACTTTTGCCCCCGAAGCGGGAACGGAGCGCCTGAGAAAAATATTAAATAAAGATTTATCGGATGAAGAAATAGTCAATTCCTGCCTGTATGCTTTTGAAAAAGGATGGAAACTGGTTAAGCTTTATTTTATGGTGGGGCTTCCTTTTGAAACAGATGACGATATTGATGCGATAGGTTTACTTGCGGAGAGGATACTTTCCTGCGCCGGGAAGGCCGGGCACAGGGGAATAAAACTTAATATCGCCGTCTCAAACTTTGTTCCCAAAGCCCACACTCCGTTCCAGTGGGAGGAAATGAACAGCGTTGAAGTTCTCAGGATTAAGCACCGCAGGGTTAGAAATGCGGTGAAAAGCAAAAAAATAAAGCTCAGTTTTCATAATCCCGAAATGAGTTTTCTGGAATCTTTATTTGCGCGCGGCGACAGAAAGCTGCTGCGGGTTGCTGTCAGAGCGGTGGAAATGGGCGCGGGTTTTGACCAATGGACTGACCGTTTTGATTATAGTATATGGAAAAAGGCTTTTTCTGAATGTAAAATTGAAATGAAGACAGCTGTGATGCCCGGGGATATTCTTCCATGGAGCCACATGGATTATGGCGTAAATGAGCAATATCTGTTATCCGAGAGGGTAAAAGCCGGCACGGGACAGTTGACGCCTGATTGCAGAGCGACCGGTATTTGCGGCAATTGCGGGGTGGCCTGTCCATAA
- a CDS encoding TIGR03936 family radical SAM-associated protein yields MNNTCYAYRALYEKKGLIRFVSHLDVARMVMRALRLGVDELNFSRGFNPHPKVSFCQALSLGFESDSEYFDFEALSRLDMGLLPGKINKNLPGGLKIVRVNGLERENSVGEPVSCSYAVELERDPEYIAECLDKFNSGETWVFRKENGREINLRETVEEIKLFDKEDNRAGLFLKISLENKKYVNPRAIICELFNYTEKDVLKFVFCRKHFDWRRKDAENTNKC; encoded by the coding sequence ATGAATAATACTTGCTATGCCTACAGGGCGTTATATGAAAAAAAGGGTTTAATCCGTTTTGTTTCTCATCTTGATGTCGCCAGGATGGTTATGAGAGCGCTCAGACTGGGAGTGGATGAATTGAACTTCAGCAGGGGGTTTAATCCGCATCCGAAAGTATCATTCTGCCAGGCCTTGTCCCTTGGGTTTGAAAGCGATTCTGAATATTTTGATTTTGAAGCTCTTAGCCGGCTGGATATGGGATTATTACCCGGCAAAATCAATAAGAACCTGCCCGGAGGATTGAAGATAGTCCGGGTTAACGGATTGGAGCGTGAAAACAGCGTTGGCGAACCTGTTTCGTGCAGTTATGCGGTGGAACTTGAAAGGGATCCTGAATATATTGCCGAATGCCTGGATAAATTCAATTCCGGTGAAACATGGGTTTTCCGGAAGGAAAACGGGCGGGAGATAAACCTCAGGGAAACGGTGGAAGAAATTAAGTTGTTTGACAAAGAGGATAACAGGGCCGGATTGTTTTTAAAGATAAGCCTTGAAAACAAGAAGTATGTTAATCCCAGGGCTATTATTTGTGAATTGTTCAATTATACTGAAAAAGATGTATTAAAATTTGTGTTTTGCAGAAAACATTTTGATTGGAGACGGAAAGATGCAGAAAATACTAATAAATGTTGA
- a CDS encoding Rne/Rng family ribonuclease has product MQKILINVEGGEKRIAVLKNNTLEDFSLERLDNRKIVGNVYKGKVDNVMPGMQAAFVNIGLEKNAFLHSSDVLDSEVSCQELLDEEIEHFPQDGNKMSGKIENLIKKDRDILVQVVKDQIGSKGARITTNISLPGRYLVLMPNSAKSGISRKISNREERTRLRKVLSELKIPKGMGIIIRTVGGGEETKKFKRDLNYLLGEWKRIRRRNIISRTPSCLHKELDIVLKTLRDVMADDIDEILVDDKREFRVVKRFVSIIYPEARSKVKFYDGREPMFDRFGIESEINKALSRKVWLKCGGSIVIDRTEALTTIDVNTSKHIGSKSLEDTVHRTNMEAAEEVALQLKLRNIGGIIIIDFIDMKSRRNQKAVLRKLEEFLKKDRAKTSISAISPLGLVEMTRQRVKESWIEDMYETCKCCSGKGVIKNSITISLEILRNTRRILGKSKNQKLKILCNPEIAKKLEHYRDLKVLERKFSVKIEITGDYNKNFEEVIYYDPNGKEIDLKRL; this is encoded by the coding sequence ATGCAGAAAATACTAATAAATGTTGAAGGCGGAGAAAAAAGGATTGCTGTTTTGAAAAACAACACGCTTGAGGATTTTTCCCTGGAGCGGTTGGATAACAGAAAAATTGTAGGGAACGTATATAAGGGAAAAGTTGATAATGTTATGCCCGGTATGCAGGCGGCATTTGTGAATATCGGATTGGAAAAAAACGCATTTCTGCATAGTTCGGATGTGCTGGATTCCGAGGTATCATGTCAGGAACTTCTGGATGAGGAAATCGAACATTTTCCCCAGGACGGGAATAAGATGTCCGGGAAAATAGAGAATCTTATTAAGAAAGACAGGGATATATTGGTTCAGGTTGTAAAGGATCAAATCGGATCAAAAGGCGCCAGAATTACCACAAATATAAGCCTTCCCGGACGCTATCTTGTTCTTATGCCGAATTCGGCAAAATCCGGAATATCCAGAAAAATCAGCAACAGGGAGGAAAGAACAAGGCTGCGGAAAGTCCTTTCCGAACTTAAAATTCCAAAGGGAATGGGAATTATCATAAGGACGGTGGGCGGCGGCGAGGAGACAAAAAAGTTCAAAAGAGACCTTAACTACCTGCTGGGGGAATGGAAAAGAATAAGGAGAAGAAATATAATCAGCCGGACCCCTTCCTGCCTGCATAAGGAACTGGATATAGTCCTTAAGACATTAAGAGATGTAATGGCGGATGATATAGATGAAATCCTTGTTGATGACAAGAGGGAGTTCAGGGTCGTTAAAAGATTTGTAAGTATTATTTATCCGGAAGCCAGGTCCAAGGTTAAGTTCTATGATGGACGGGAGCCGATGTTTGACAGGTTTGGAATTGAATCTGAAATTAATAAAGCCTTAAGCAGAAAGGTATGGCTGAAGTGCGGAGGTTCGATTGTAATAGACCGTACGGAGGCATTGACGACAATAGATGTTAATACTTCGAAACACATCGGAAGCAAAAGCCTTGAAGATACTGTTCACAGGACTAATATGGAAGCCGCCGAGGAAGTTGCTTTACAGCTTAAACTGAGAAATATCGGCGGAATCATTATAATTGATTTCATTGATATGAAGAGCAGGAGGAACCAGAAAGCTGTTTTAAGGAAGCTTGAAGAGTTTCTGAAAAAGGACAGAGCCAAAACATCTATATCGGCGATTTCACCTCTCGGCCTTGTGGAGATGACAAGGCAGAGGGTGAAAGAAAGCTGGATAGAGGATATGTATGAAACATGCAAATGCTGCTCCGGCAAGGGTGTTATAAAAAATTCCATAACCATAAGCCTTGAAATACTGAGGAATACGCGCAGGATATTGGGGAAATCCAAAAACCAGAAATTAAAGATTTTATGCAACCCTGAAATTGCAAAAAAACTTGAGCATTATCGCGACCTGAAGGTGCTTGAGAGAAAGTTCAGTGTCAAAATCGAGATAACAGGGGATTATAATAAAAATTTTGAGGAAGTAATTTACTATGATCCCAACGGCAAAGAAATAGATTTAAAGCGCCTGTAA
- a CDS encoding PEP-CTERM sorting domain-containing protein, whose protein sequence is MKRVVLLSISIFCLLLSSQTVVEAATGVYYGFESDTEGWAAEPWGYGVPALVWNADQNLRLDTGTVDVDASDWAKIHIRRDQDEALDLAGNAAYSMNIFIPSNAYYVKAKLTVRSGNNWDFWAGQEFELENNNTWQTINWDLSGASNLSDIRQIGLEVQGFLGEDPSFYIDDVTAGTVPEPSSIALLAGGILGLFFVARKNKV, encoded by the coding sequence ATGAAGAGAGTTGTTTTGCTTTCAATAAGCATCTTTTGTTTATTGCTTTCTTCCCAAACCGTAGTTGAAGCGGCAACAGGTGTATATTACGGTTTTGAAAGCGATACGGAGGGTTGGGCAGCAGAACCATGGGGTTACGGAGTACCTGCTTTGGTATGGAATGCAGATCAGAATCTTCGGCTGGACACCGGTACTGTGGATGTGGATGCAAGTGACTGGGCTAAAATTCATATCAGGAGAGACCAGGATGAAGCATTGGATCTGGCCGGCAATGCGGCATATTCGATGAATATATTCATTCCTTCCAACGCGTATTATGTAAAAGCGAAATTAACTGTAAGGTCCGGTAATAACTGGGATTTCTGGGCAGGACAGGAGTTTGAACTTGAAAATAATAATACATGGCAGACAATAAACTGGGACCTGAGCGGAGCGTCAAACCTGAGCGATATCAGGCAGATAGGTCTTGAAGTTCAGGGGTTTTTAGGCGAAGACCCTTCTTTCTATATAGATGATGTAACAGCGGGAACAGTTCCTGAACCGTCCAGCATAGCGTTGCTTGCGGGAGGAATCCTGGGGCTGTTTTTTGTTGCGAGAAAAAATAAAGTTTAA